Proteins from a genomic interval of Cyclopterus lumpus isolate fCycLum1 chromosome 18, fCycLum1.pri, whole genome shotgun sequence:
- the LOC117747493 gene encoding uncharacterized protein LOC117747493 isoform X1, protein MNIGELVDISRASGPESFQSPVVCGKCGAALSSLSSVQRNVWVCEFCRCENAANDSVKGECVAPARAHARARARAHAHADHLYLLAQSDDDYQNLEDTLVVFCVDISGSMSVTAEVTSSSGSPVYISRLEGIQDALQRALSSMLQQSPHRRVALVTFNDEVVIYGDGTGTPLTLRDWALVDYDHIWQQGVAYSIPHCIAETHHQLVQRVNDLREHGATCLGPAALASVAMASRYPGSKVILCTDGKANIGLGEMELTPSLPSSLLTPYFYRQLALQAVGSGVIISVITFEGTDCRLADVGRLADATGGRVNIVSIDAVATEIQLASVDNILATGVTATVFAPDGVYFPYEDENNHTLVREIGNVTKGLEITIQFAVKPEFTEVFLQRDTLPFQLQLSFKTRDRQGLTRVITEQRPVTTCSRISAGNLNMAVLGVHCAQLSASLTMEGRVQEAQRQLKARQDLHKQISKQRPFQEEESIYGNWMDTMTTICDDITMESQTLSDEAAKIMYQMKRASSVSNNHNNSSSNTIEIQKKTRRKTKVLMDTMMSLCGSFLSDEQFLCSICLDVFTNPSTTPCGHSFCMACISKYWDGSKVYQCPLCKKTFRKQPELQINRTLREITIEFKSMTGGGNNKRGGRGGGGAGGAAGAAGAAGAEGRMGGGGGIPGDLIEELKKKLPRSTLYTSLPMPCEIQDSTPMASSVPNHSTTAALTNPSGNSLPSPYNWRGRRRFTVTGAAISTRLPVCEIHHRGIVIYCKTDQVCICPECETEYHQDHDTVTLEAEWTETKDQLSESEKEFKEMIRQRIRKIEEIKLSSTELELAVEHHTAGSVCLFSELVSTIERSQAELLEAMETSRRAAALQADAMIRQLELEVEELRRRGSGLAQLAQSDDYIHCVKTFPTLSIPPPVKDWSGVSVTSDLGTGPIYRSLAALLEKFQEELLIIAEAGFPDSALALGQVPHQPKTTRVEEYAVDVTLDVNTAHPRLILSEDMKSVRCTDRHQMLPDNPERFDRVVCVVGREAISSGRHYWEVEVGGKTDWDLGVARQSINRKGKIEVTPSNGYWFLSLRNRKKYAFRSEPSTDVHLDLRPHRIGIFVDFEKGQVSFYNVDAKIHIYTFSDTFSECIFPFFSPCTNKSGKNDGPLIITPVYTTE, encoded by the exons ATGAACATCGGAGAACTGGTCGACATCAGCCGAG CCTCGGGCCCGGAGAGCTTTCAAAGCCCAGTGGTTTGTGGGAAATGTGGCGCTGCCTTGTCGAGTCTGAGCTCCGTGCAGAGGAAC GTCTGGGTGTGCGAGTTCTGCCGATGTGAAAACGCCGCGAACGACAGTGTGAAGGGAGAGTGTGTCGCAcccgcacgcgcacacgcacgcgcacgcgcacgcgcacacgcacacgccgaCCACCTTTACCTGCTGGCTCAGAGCGACGACGACTACCAGAACCTGGAGGACACGCTGGTGGTGTTCTGTGTGGACATCTCTGGCAGCATGAGTGTCACTGCtgag GTCACATCCAGCAGTGGATCTCCAGTTTACATATCCAGATTAGAG GGTATCCAGGACGCCCTCCAGAGGGCGCTGTCCTCAATGCTGCAGCAGTCCCCCCACAGGAGGGTGGCGCTGGTCACCTTCAATGACGAG GTCGTAATATATGGGGATGGCACTGGTACTCCTCTCACTCTCAGGGACTGGGCGTTGGTTGACTACGACCATATATGGCAACAGGGCGTGGCTTATAGCATCCCACACTGTATCGCTGAGACGCACCACCAACTAGTACAGAGGGTCAACGA CCTCAGGGAACACGGCGCTACGTGTCTCGGTCCTGCAGCGTTAGCCTCGGTCGCCATGGCGTCCAGGTATcccgggtcaaag GTGATCTTGTGTACCGACGGCAAGGCAAACATTGGACTGGGTGAGATGGAGCTGACTCCCTCTCTGCCCTCCTCTCTGCTCACTCCATATTTCTACAGACAGCTGGCTCTTCAGGCTGTGGGGAGCGG AGTTATAATATCGGTAATAACCTTTGAAGGGACAGACTGTCGCCTGGCAGACGTTGGGAGACTGGCAGACGCTACCGGAGGAAGG GTGAACATCGTCAGCATCGATGCGGTTGCAACAGAGATCCAGTTGGCCTCCGTGGACAACATACTTGCAACCGGAGTCACGGCAACCGTGTTTGCTCCTGATGGAGT GTATTTTCCCTATGAGGATGAAAACAATCACACACTGGTGAGAGAGATAGGCAACGTGACCAAAGGGCTGGAGATCACCATCCAGTTTGCTGTAAAACCAGAATTCACGGAAG ttttcctgcagagggACACACTTCCATTCCAACTGCAGCTGAGCTTCAAGACAAGAGACCGACAAGGACTGACTCGCGTTATTACTGAACAGCGACCGGTTACCACCTGCAG TCGTATTTCGGCTGGTAACCTCAACATGGCGGTGCTCGGCGTTCACTGTGCTCAACTCAGTGCCAGTTTAACAATGGAGGGTCGAGTGCAGGAAGCACAGAGGCAACTAAAAGCACGGCAAGACCTGCACAAACAAATCAG TAAGCAGAGGCCTTTCCAAGAGGAAGAGAGTATCTATGGCAACTGGATGGACACCATGACAACAATCTGTGATGACATCACAATGGAATCCCAG ACTCTCTCTGATGAAGCAGCGAAGATAATGTACCAGATGAAGAGAGCCAGCAGTGTCagcaacaaccacaacaacagcagcagcaacacaattGAGATCcagaagaagacgaggaggaagacaaaggtCCTCATGgacacaat GATGTCCTTATGCGGAAGCTTTCTGTCAGACGAGCAGTTCCTGTGCTCAATCTGCCTCGACGTGTTCACCAACCCTTCGACCACGCCGTGCGGACACAGCTTCTGCATGGCCTGCATCAGCAAATACTGGGACGGATCTAAG GTTTACCAGTGTCCTCTGTGTAAGAAGACCTTCCGGAAGCAACCAGAGCTCCAGATCAACAGGACGCTGCGAGAGATTACTATTGAGTTCAAATCAATGACAGGAGGGGGGAACAataagagagggggaagaggaggaggaggagcaggaggagcagcaggagcagcaggagcagcaggagcagaagGACgtatgggaggaggaggaggcatacCGGGCGATTTAATTGAGGAATTGAAGAAGAAGTTGCCTCGATCTACGCTATACACATCACTGCCGATGCCCTGTGAGATCCAAG ACTCGACCCCAATGGCTTCTTCGGTACCGAACCACAGTACGACCGCTGCCCTGACAAACCCCTCCGGAAATTCTCTGCCGTCCCCGTACAATTGGAGAGGCCGGAGAAGGTTCACCGTGACCGGGGCCGCAATAAGCACGAGGCTCCCCGTCTGTGAGATCCACCACAGAGGAATAGTG ATTTACTGTAAGACGGATCAAGTATGTATCTGTCCTGAATGTGAGACCGAGTACCATCAGGATCACGACACAGTGACCCTCGAAGCCGAGTGGACGGAAACCAAG gACCAGCTGAGTGAGTCGGAGAAGGAATTTAAGGAGATGATCAGACAGAGAATCCGGAAGATTGAGGAGATCAAACTGTCATCGACTGAGCTGgag TTGGCGGTGGAGCACCACACGGCGGGCAGCGTTTGCCTGTTTTCTGAGCTGGTGTCGACCATCGAGCGCTCCCAGGCGGAGCTGTTGGAGGCGATGGAGACGAGCCGCAGGGCGGCGGCGCTGCAGGCCGACGCCATGATACgacagctggagctggaggttGAAGAACTGCGGAGGAGGGGAAGCGGCCTCGCCCAGCTCGCCCAGTCCGATGACTACATCCACTGTGTGAAG ACCTTCCCCACGCTCTCCATTCCTCCACCTGTCAAAGACTGGTCCGGGGTgtcggtgacctctgacctgggAACGGGGCCCATCTACAGGTCGCTGGCAGCTCTGCTGGAGAAGTTCCAGGAAGAGCTTTTGATAATCGCAGAAGCAG GTTTTCCTGACTCAGCACTGGCGCTCGGTCAAGTCCCACATCAGCCCA AGACGACGAGGGTGGAGGAGTACGCAG TGGACGTGACTCTGGATGTCAACACCGCTCACCCGAGACTCATTCTGTCCGAGGACATGAAGAGT GTGAGGTGTACCGATCGACACCAGATGCTGCCGGACAACCCGGAGAGGTTCGAcagggtggtgtgtgtggtagggAGGGAGGCCATCTCCTCTGGGAGGCACTACTGGGAG GTGGAGGTGGGCGGGAAGACGGACTGGGATCTTGGAGTCGCCAGACAATCAATCAACAGGAAGGGGAAGATTGAAGTTACCCCGAGCAACGGATACTGGTTCCTCAGTCTGAGAAACAG GAAGAAGTACGCCTTTCGCAGTGAACCCTCCACAGACGTCCATCTGGACCTCCGACCTCACCGGATCGGGATATTCGTGGACTTCGAGAAAGGACAG GTGTCTTTCTACAACGTCGACGCCAAAATTCACATCTACACCTTCAGTGACACGTTCAGCGAATGCATCTTCCCGTTCTTCAGCCCCTGCACTAATAAATCTGGGAAGAACGACGGGCCGCTAATTATCACTCCGGTGTACACAACGGAGTGA
- the LOC117747493 gene encoding uncharacterized protein LOC117747493 isoform X2, with the protein MVQVWVCEFCRCENAANDSVKGECVAPARAHARARARAHAHADHLYLLAQSDDDYQNLEDTLVVFCVDISGSMSVTAEVTSSSGSPVYISRLEGIQDALQRALSSMLQQSPHRRVALVTFNDEVVIYGDGTGTPLTLRDWALVDYDHIWQQGVAYSIPHCIAETHHQLVQRVNDLREHGATCLGPAALASVAMASRYPGSKVILCTDGKANIGLGEMELTPSLPSSLLTPYFYRQLALQAVGSGVIISVITFEGTDCRLADVGRLADATGGRVNIVSIDAVATEIQLASVDNILATGVTATVFAPDGVYFPYEDENNHTLVREIGNVTKGLEITIQFAVKPEFTEVFLQRDTLPFQLQLSFKTRDRQGLTRVITEQRPVTTCSRISAGNLNMAVLGVHCAQLSASLTMEGRVQEAQRQLKARQDLHKQISKQRPFQEEESIYGNWMDTMTTICDDITMESQTLSDEAAKIMYQMKRASSVSNNHNNSSSNTIEIQKKTRRKTKVLMDTMMSLCGSFLSDEQFLCSICLDVFTNPSTTPCGHSFCMACISKYWDGSKVYQCPLCKKTFRKQPELQINRTLREITIEFKSMTGGGNNKRGGRGGGGAGGAAGAAGAAGAEGRMGGGGGIPGDLIEELKKKLPRSTLYTSLPMPCEIQESMLTTPDSTPMASSVPNHSTTAALTNPSGNSLPSPYNWRGRRRFTVTGAAISTRLPVCEIHHRGIVIYCKTDQVCICPECETEYHQDHDTVTLEAEWTETKDQLSESEKEFKEMIRQRIRKIEEIKLSSTELELAVEHHTAGSVCLFSELVSTIERSQAELLEAMETSRRAAALQADAMIRQLELEVEELRRRGSGLAQLAQSDDYIHCVKTFPTLSIPPPVKDWSGVSVTSDLGTGPIYRSLAALLEKFQEELLIIAEAGFPDSALALGQVPHQPKTTRVEEYAVDVTLDVNTAHPRLILSEDMKSVRCTDRHQMLPDNPERFDRVVCVVGREAISSGRHYWEVEVGGKTDWDLGVARQSINRKGKIEVTPSNGYWFLSLRNRKKYAFRSEPSTDVHLDLRPHRIGIFVDFEKGQVSFYNVDAKIHIYTFSDTFSECIFPFFSPCTNKSGKNDGPLIITPVYTTE; encoded by the exons ATGGTCCAGGTCTGGGTGTGCGAGTTCTGCCGATGTGAAAACGCCGCGAACGACAGTGTGAAGGGAGAGTGTGTCGCAcccgcacgcgcacacgcacgcgcacgcgcacgcgcacacgcacacgccgaCCACCTTTACCTGCTGGCTCAGAGCGACGACGACTACCAGAACCTGGAGGACACGCTGGTGGTGTTCTGTGTGGACATCTCTGGCAGCATGAGTGTCACTGCtgag GTCACATCCAGCAGTGGATCTCCAGTTTACATATCCAGATTAGAG GGTATCCAGGACGCCCTCCAGAGGGCGCTGTCCTCAATGCTGCAGCAGTCCCCCCACAGGAGGGTGGCGCTGGTCACCTTCAATGACGAG GTCGTAATATATGGGGATGGCACTGGTACTCCTCTCACTCTCAGGGACTGGGCGTTGGTTGACTACGACCATATATGGCAACAGGGCGTGGCTTATAGCATCCCACACTGTATCGCTGAGACGCACCACCAACTAGTACAGAGGGTCAACGA CCTCAGGGAACACGGCGCTACGTGTCTCGGTCCTGCAGCGTTAGCCTCGGTCGCCATGGCGTCCAGGTATcccgggtcaaag GTGATCTTGTGTACCGACGGCAAGGCAAACATTGGACTGGGTGAGATGGAGCTGACTCCCTCTCTGCCCTCCTCTCTGCTCACTCCATATTTCTACAGACAGCTGGCTCTTCAGGCTGTGGGGAGCGG AGTTATAATATCGGTAATAACCTTTGAAGGGACAGACTGTCGCCTGGCAGACGTTGGGAGACTGGCAGACGCTACCGGAGGAAGG GTGAACATCGTCAGCATCGATGCGGTTGCAACAGAGATCCAGTTGGCCTCCGTGGACAACATACTTGCAACCGGAGTCACGGCAACCGTGTTTGCTCCTGATGGAGT GTATTTTCCCTATGAGGATGAAAACAATCACACACTGGTGAGAGAGATAGGCAACGTGACCAAAGGGCTGGAGATCACCATCCAGTTTGCTGTAAAACCAGAATTCACGGAAG ttttcctgcagagggACACACTTCCATTCCAACTGCAGCTGAGCTTCAAGACAAGAGACCGACAAGGACTGACTCGCGTTATTACTGAACAGCGACCGGTTACCACCTGCAG TCGTATTTCGGCTGGTAACCTCAACATGGCGGTGCTCGGCGTTCACTGTGCTCAACTCAGTGCCAGTTTAACAATGGAGGGTCGAGTGCAGGAAGCACAGAGGCAACTAAAAGCACGGCAAGACCTGCACAAACAAATCAG TAAGCAGAGGCCTTTCCAAGAGGAAGAGAGTATCTATGGCAACTGGATGGACACCATGACAACAATCTGTGATGACATCACAATGGAATCCCAG ACTCTCTCTGATGAAGCAGCGAAGATAATGTACCAGATGAAGAGAGCCAGCAGTGTCagcaacaaccacaacaacagcagcagcaacacaattGAGATCcagaagaagacgaggaggaagacaaaggtCCTCATGgacacaat GATGTCCTTATGCGGAAGCTTTCTGTCAGACGAGCAGTTCCTGTGCTCAATCTGCCTCGACGTGTTCACCAACCCTTCGACCACGCCGTGCGGACACAGCTTCTGCATGGCCTGCATCAGCAAATACTGGGACGGATCTAAG GTTTACCAGTGTCCTCTGTGTAAGAAGACCTTCCGGAAGCAACCAGAGCTCCAGATCAACAGGACGCTGCGAGAGATTACTATTGAGTTCAAATCAATGACAGGAGGGGGGAACAataagagagggggaagaggaggaggaggagcaggaggagcagcaggagcagcaggagcagcaggagcagaagGACgtatgggaggaggaggaggcatacCGGGCGATTTAATTGAGGAATTGAAGAAGAAGTTGCCTCGATCTACGCTATACACATCACTGCCGATGCCCTGTGAGATCCAAG AGTCTATGCTTACGACACCAGACTCGACCCCAATGGCTTCTTCGGTACCGAACCACAGTACGACCGCTGCCCTGACAAACCCCTCCGGAAATTCTCTGCCGTCCCCGTACAATTGGAGAGGCCGGAGAAGGTTCACCGTGACCGGGGCCGCAATAAGCACGAGGCTCCCCGTCTGTGAGATCCACCACAGAGGAATAGTG ATTTACTGTAAGACGGATCAAGTATGTATCTGTCCTGAATGTGAGACCGAGTACCATCAGGATCACGACACAGTGACCCTCGAAGCCGAGTGGACGGAAACCAAG gACCAGCTGAGTGAGTCGGAGAAGGAATTTAAGGAGATGATCAGACAGAGAATCCGGAAGATTGAGGAGATCAAACTGTCATCGACTGAGCTGgag TTGGCGGTGGAGCACCACACGGCGGGCAGCGTTTGCCTGTTTTCTGAGCTGGTGTCGACCATCGAGCGCTCCCAGGCGGAGCTGTTGGAGGCGATGGAGACGAGCCGCAGGGCGGCGGCGCTGCAGGCCGACGCCATGATACgacagctggagctggaggttGAAGAACTGCGGAGGAGGGGAAGCGGCCTCGCCCAGCTCGCCCAGTCCGATGACTACATCCACTGTGTGAAG ACCTTCCCCACGCTCTCCATTCCTCCACCTGTCAAAGACTGGTCCGGGGTgtcggtgacctctgacctgggAACGGGGCCCATCTACAGGTCGCTGGCAGCTCTGCTGGAGAAGTTCCAGGAAGAGCTTTTGATAATCGCAGAAGCAG GTTTTCCTGACTCAGCACTGGCGCTCGGTCAAGTCCCACATCAGCCCA AGACGACGAGGGTGGAGGAGTACGCAG TGGACGTGACTCTGGATGTCAACACCGCTCACCCGAGACTCATTCTGTCCGAGGACATGAAGAGT GTGAGGTGTACCGATCGACACCAGATGCTGCCGGACAACCCGGAGAGGTTCGAcagggtggtgtgtgtggtagggAGGGAGGCCATCTCCTCTGGGAGGCACTACTGGGAG GTGGAGGTGGGCGGGAAGACGGACTGGGATCTTGGAGTCGCCAGACAATCAATCAACAGGAAGGGGAAGATTGAAGTTACCCCGAGCAACGGATACTGGTTCCTCAGTCTGAGAAACAG GAAGAAGTACGCCTTTCGCAGTGAACCCTCCACAGACGTCCATCTGGACCTCCGACCTCACCGGATCGGGATATTCGTGGACTTCGAGAAAGGACAG GTGTCTTTCTACAACGTCGACGCCAAAATTCACATCTACACCTTCAGTGACACGTTCAGCGAATGCATCTTCCCGTTCTTCAGCCCCTGCACTAATAAATCTGGGAAGAACGACGGGCCGCTAATTATCACTCCGGTGTACACAACGGAGTGA
- the cmasa gene encoding N-acylneuraminate cytidylyltransferase A isoform X2: MMASRKRSLPAKDHMAALILARGGSKGIHLKNIKMLAGVPLLGWVLRAAVDSDMFDSVWVSTDHDEIEKVAKSWGAKVHRRSPQVSKDSSTSLETIQEFIRINPEVDVVCHIQATSPCLHPFHLKEALEMITEQGFDSVFAVVRRHQFRWKEVKKGSGEITKPFNLDPANRPRRQDWDGELSENGSFYFATKDIVNKGLLQGGKLAYYEMLPEYSVDIDVDIDWPVAEQRVLRYGYFGRATPEVVRLMFCNVSGCLTEGRIFLSNSGEEMVSFHTRDTTGIRMLQKEQMEVVLLTSKLDSVSRSLADKLAKRTGCEVVEVGEEPLDDLKPMVEQRKLEWKDVAYMGVDAQDVKCLNLAGLSAVPRDAPVVAVNATKYTCHHAGGAGALREFAEHILLQKEKAKSMDQHRIGRHDF, encoded by the exons ATGATGGCCTCCAGGAAGAGGAGCCTCCCGGCGAAGGATCACATGGCCGCCCTGATCCTGGCGAGGGGGGGAAGCAAAGGGATCCACCTGAAGAACATCAAGATGTTGGCCGGGGTCCCGTTGCTCGGATGGGTGCTGAGGGCTGCTGTGGACTCCGACATGTTTGACAG tgtttggGTTTCGACCGACCACGACGAGATCGAGAAGGTGGCGAAATCCTGGGGCGCCAAGGTGCACCGCAGGAGCCCCCAAGTCTCCAAAGACTCGTCCACGTCCCTGGAAACCATCCAAGAGTTCATCAGGATCAACCCAG AGGTCGACGTGGTGTGTCACATTCAGGCCACCTCCCCGTGTCTCCACCCGTTCCACCTGAAGGAGGCCCTGGAGATGATCACGGAGCAGGGCTTCGACTCGGTCTTCGCGGTCGTCCGGCGGCACCAGTTCCGCTGGAAGGAGGTCAAGAAAGGAT ccGGTGAGATTACCAAACCCTTCAATCTGGACCCGGCCAACCGTCCGCGCCGCCAGGACTGGGATGGCGAGCTGTCTGAGAACGGCTCCTTTTACTTCGCCACGAAGGACATTGTGAACAAGGGTCTTCTGCAG GGCGGTAAGCTGGCGTACTACGAGATGTTGCCAGAGTACAGCGTGGACATCGACGTGGACATCGACTGGCCTGTGGCAGAGCAGAGGGTCCTCCG GTACGGCTACTTCGGGCGCGCCACGCCGGAGGTGGTCCGTCTCATGTTCTGCAACGTCTCCGGGTGTCTGACGGAGGGACGCATCTTCCTGTCCAACTCCGGAGAGGAGATGGTGTCGTTCCACACCAGAGACACCACGGGCATCCGCATGCTGCAGAAGGAACAAATGGAG GTCGTGCTGTTGACGTCCAAGCTGGACTCTGTGAGCCGCTCGTTGGCCGACAAGCTGGCCAAGAGGACGGGCTGCGAGGTCGTGGAGGTGGGAGAGGAGCCCCTGGATGATCTGAAGCCGATGGTGGAGCAGAGGAAGCTGGAGTGGAAGGACGTGGCGTACATGG GCGTAGACGCGCAGGACGTCAAATGTCTGAACCTGGCGGGTTTGAGCGCGGTGCCCAGAGACGCGCCGGTGGTCGCCGTCAACGCCACCAAGTACACCTGCCACCATGCCGGCGGCGCGGGCGCCCTGAGGGAGTTCGCCGAGCACATTCTCCTGCAGAAGGAAAAAGCCAAGTCGATGGATCAGCACCGCATCGGCCGACATGACTTTTAA
- the cmasa gene encoding N-acylneuraminate cytidylyltransferase A isoform X1, protein MMASRKRSLPAKDHMAALILARGGSKGIHLKNIKMLAGVPLLGWVLRAAVDSDMFDSVWVSTDHDEIEKVAKSWGAKVHRRSPQVSKDSSTSLETIQEFIRINPEVDVVCHIQATSPCLHPFHLKEALEMITEQGFDSVFAVVRRHQFRWKEVKKGSPPSFLPAGEITKPFNLDPANRPRRQDWDGELSENGSFYFATKDIVNKGLLQGGKLAYYEMLPEYSVDIDVDIDWPVAEQRVLRYGYFGRATPEVVRLMFCNVSGCLTEGRIFLSNSGEEMVSFHTRDTTGIRMLQKEQMEVVLLTSKLDSVSRSLADKLAKRTGCEVVEVGEEPLDDLKPMVEQRKLEWKDVAYMGVDAQDVKCLNLAGLSAVPRDAPVVAVNATKYTCHHAGGAGALREFAEHILLQKEKAKSMDQHRIGRHDF, encoded by the exons ATGATGGCCTCCAGGAAGAGGAGCCTCCCGGCGAAGGATCACATGGCCGCCCTGATCCTGGCGAGGGGGGGAAGCAAAGGGATCCACCTGAAGAACATCAAGATGTTGGCCGGGGTCCCGTTGCTCGGATGGGTGCTGAGGGCTGCTGTGGACTCCGACATGTTTGACAG tgtttggGTTTCGACCGACCACGACGAGATCGAGAAGGTGGCGAAATCCTGGGGCGCCAAGGTGCACCGCAGGAGCCCCCAAGTCTCCAAAGACTCGTCCACGTCCCTGGAAACCATCCAAGAGTTCATCAGGATCAACCCAG AGGTCGACGTGGTGTGTCACATTCAGGCCACCTCCCCGTGTCTCCACCCGTTCCACCTGAAGGAGGCCCTGGAGATGATCACGGAGCAGGGCTTCGACTCGGTCTTCGCGGTCGTCCGGCGGCACCAGTTCCGCTGGAAGGAGGTCAAGAAAGGAT CCccgccttccttccttccagccGGTGAGATTACCAAACCCTTCAATCTGGACCCGGCCAACCGTCCGCGCCGCCAGGACTGGGATGGCGAGCTGTCTGAGAACGGCTCCTTTTACTTCGCCACGAAGGACATTGTGAACAAGGGTCTTCTGCAG GGCGGTAAGCTGGCGTACTACGAGATGTTGCCAGAGTACAGCGTGGACATCGACGTGGACATCGACTGGCCTGTGGCAGAGCAGAGGGTCCTCCG GTACGGCTACTTCGGGCGCGCCACGCCGGAGGTGGTCCGTCTCATGTTCTGCAACGTCTCCGGGTGTCTGACGGAGGGACGCATCTTCCTGTCCAACTCCGGAGAGGAGATGGTGTCGTTCCACACCAGAGACACCACGGGCATCCGCATGCTGCAGAAGGAACAAATGGAG GTCGTGCTGTTGACGTCCAAGCTGGACTCTGTGAGCCGCTCGTTGGCCGACAAGCTGGCCAAGAGGACGGGCTGCGAGGTCGTGGAGGTGGGAGAGGAGCCCCTGGATGATCTGAAGCCGATGGTGGAGCAGAGGAAGCTGGAGTGGAAGGACGTGGCGTACATGG GCGTAGACGCGCAGGACGTCAAATGTCTGAACCTGGCGGGTTTGAGCGCGGTGCCCAGAGACGCGCCGGTGGTCGCCGTCAACGCCACCAAGTACACCTGCCACCATGCCGGCGGCGCGGGCGCCCTGAGGGAGTTCGCCGAGCACATTCTCCTGCAGAAGGAAAAAGCCAAGTCGATGGATCAGCACCGCATCGGCCGACATGACTTTTAA